A part of Helicobacter himalayensis genomic DNA contains:
- a CDS encoding aldo/keto reductase, with amino-acid sequence MEKQGNDRRNFIKVGVGACAVLGLSGTLSGLGAKGVDSAKSSESSVNQEFITLNNDVQMPLIGLGTYALTGSLGVGIVKEAARLGYRLFDTAQMYNNEREVAQGLRESGVAREKLFIMTKISNDMGYDETKRHIDRTLAEMKLEYLDLLLLHRNFSSTSAMYRAMEDFYTQGKLKALGISNFREKAYLDFIKTCKIVPAVNQMETHIFLQHSAYQKLMRENGGCALQSWSPFDSGRKGFFTNETLMKIAKKHNKSVAQVALRWLTQRDVVVIPKTSKIERLKENLNIFDFTLDSDDFAQIAKLDTGKSSVGWW; translated from the coding sequence ATGGAAAAACAAGGCAATGATCGTAGAAATTTTATTAAGGTTGGCGTTGGAGCTTGCGCGGTGTTAGGCTTGAGCGGGACTTTGTCAGGTTTAGGCGCAAAGGGTGTAGATTCTGCTAAATCATCAGAATCTAGCGTAAATCAAGAATTTATCACATTAAATAATGACGTACAGATGCCACTTATCGGGCTTGGGACTTATGCGCTCACTGGCTCGCTTGGCGTTGGCATAGTCAAAGAAGCTGCAAGGCTTGGTTATCGCCTCTTTGATACCGCGCAAATGTATAATAATGAACGCGAGGTGGCGCAGGGCTTGCGCGAAAGTGGCGTGGCACGCGAAAAACTTTTCATTATGACAAAGATTTCAAATGATATGGGCTACGATGAGACAAAGCGCCATATCGATAGGACTTTGGCGGAGATGAAACTAGAGTATCTCGACTTGCTTTTATTGCATCGGAATTTTTCCTCGACAAGTGCGATGTATAGGGCGATGGAGGATTTTTATACTCAAGGCAAGCTAAAAGCACTCGGAATCTCAAACTTTAGAGAAAAGGCGTATTTGGACTTTATCAAAACCTGCAAAATTGTGCCTGCGGTCAATCAAATGGAGACGCATATTTTCCTACAACACAGCGCATATCAAAAGCTTATGCGCGAAAATGGTGGCTGTGCGTTGCAATCGTGGAGTCCTTTTGATTCTGGACGCAAGGGATTTTTCACAAATGAGACTTTGATGAAAATTGCCAAAAAACACAATAAAAGTGTCGCGCAAGTGGCTTTACGCTGGCTCACACAACGCGATGTAGTGGTGATACCAAAAACCTCTAAAATAGAGCGCTTAAAAGAGAATCTCAATATTTTTGATTTCACACTTGATAGCGATGATTTCGCACAAATTGCTAAACTTGACACGGGCAAAAGCTCTGTTGGCTGGTGGTGA
- the hypF gene encoding carbamoyltransferase HypF, translated as MSFSFVLQGSVQGVGMRPFIYTSAHKFGINGRVRNSARGVELLLCESEARCEEFLNFLQNNLPPLAKITHIKKRQSDETCNGFEIINSCKNDTLQAVILPDSGICEECKAEFYDAKNRRYHHLFINCTNCGARYSIIEKLPYDRENTTMSAFNMCESCKAEYTNAFNRRYHAQPIACNECGPRAFLCSNDALENDVNLAQDLQAIKLCAQKLKEGKIIAFKGIGGFHLMCNAQDTHAVKTLRERKIRPHKPLAIMCKDIAMAEKFAHINTRESALLHELFKPIVLVKKRADSALAPNIAPELNEVGIFLAPSALHLALFLFVDFPLVATSANISAEPIIARFEDLGKLHYVWDYALDYDREICNPSDESIAFVVGERVQWIRQSRGIKPEVWLYPQNPQSPQAPKGCFLALGAELKNTFVMYKDGLMIHSLYIGDLKTLATQERFFTTLERFKKSYGIESFDFIVADLHPHFSHTRHFERLNEKILRLQHHYAHILSVMSEYELESEVLGFAFDGTGYGEDSHSDQMALQNPPAYNIWGGEVLQCDRENFTRLAHFEPFALIGGEKSLKNINHLALSILEHYKIPAPQFYARFEAIYLQNLLKAHTRSRLYTSSLGRIFDAFASLVCGLDSITFEAQAPMRLESLYDKNLDVCYDFSLCRRGKVEIITYKNVFEKALIDKPQVAATGFINGIAKLIATLSERYKMPAVLSGGVFQNKALIERTISNLESKHLHYYIPHKTCTNDSAIALGQAYYGISILQNQHKG; from the coding sequence TTGAGTTTTAGTTTTGTTTTGCAAGGAAGCGTGCAGGGCGTTGGTATGCGCCCTTTTATCTACACAAGCGCACATAAATTTGGTATAAATGGGCGCGTGCGCAATAGCGCGCGTGGCGTGGAATTGCTCCTGTGTGAAAGCGAGGCGCGCTGTGAGGAATTCCTTAATTTTTTGCAAAACAATCTTCCCCCTTTAGCAAAAATCACGCATATCAAAAAAAGACAAAGCGATGAAACTTGCAATGGCTTTGAGATAATAAATTCTTGTAAAAATGATACCTTGCAAGCGGTGATTCTCCCAGATAGTGGGATTTGTGAGGAATGCAAAGCAGAATTTTATGATGCCAAAAATCGTCGCTATCACCATCTTTTTATCAACTGCACTAATTGCGGGGCGCGCTACTCAATCATTGAAAAACTCCCTTATGATAGGGAAAATACCACGATGAGCGCTTTTAATATGTGCGAATCTTGCAAGGCTGAATACACAAATGCGTTCAATCGTCGCTACCACGCCCAACCTATCGCTTGCAATGAATGCGGACCGCGGGCGTTTTTGTGCTCAAATGACGCGCTAGAAAATGACGTAAATTTAGCGCAGGATTTACAAGCCATTAAGCTTTGTGCTCAAAAGTTAAAAGAGGGCAAGATTATCGCATTTAAGGGTATTGGCGGATTTCACCTTATGTGTAATGCACAAGATACGCACGCTGTAAAAACGTTGCGCGAGCGAAAAATACGTCCGCATAAGCCCTTGGCTATTATGTGCAAAGATATTGCAATGGCAGAGAAGTTTGCGCATATAAACACGCGAGAATCCGCGCTGCTGCACGAGCTTTTTAAACCAATTGTGCTTGTGAAAAAAAGAGCGGATTCTGCCCTTGCGCCAAATATCGCACCAGAGCTAAATGAAGTTGGTATTTTTTTAGCGCCTAGTGCTTTGCATTTGGCGTTATTTTTGTTTGTTGATTTTCCGCTTGTAGCTACAAGTGCGAATATCAGTGCAGAACCTATCATCGCGCGTTTTGAGGATTTAGGCAAATTGCATTATGTGTGGGATTATGCGCTTGATTATGATAGAGAGATTTGCAATCCTAGTGATGAGAGTATTGCGTTTGTAGTGGGTGAAAGAGTGCAGTGGATACGCCAATCGCGTGGAATAAAGCCGGAGGTGTGGCTTTATCCCCAAAATCCACAAAGCCCACAAGCTCCAAAAGGCTGTTTTCTAGCACTTGGTGCGGAGCTGAAAAATACCTTTGTGATGTATAAAGACGGGCTTATGATTCACTCTCTCTATATTGGCGATTTGAAGACGCTTGCTACACAGGAGCGCTTTTTTACCACCTTGGAACGTTTTAAAAAAAGCTACGGCATAGAATCTTTTGATTTTATTGTGGCAGATTTACACCCACATTTTTCACACACGAGGCATTTTGAGCGTTTGAATGAAAAAATTCTAAGACTACAACACCACTACGCGCATATTTTAAGCGTGATGAGCGAATATGAGCTAGAATCTGAGGTGCTTGGCTTTGCCTTTGATGGCACGGGGTATGGGGAAGATTCTCACTCCGATCAGATGGCATTGCAAAATCCACCAGCCTACAACATTTGGGGCGGTGAAGTTTTGCAATGTGATAGGGAGAATTTCACACGCTTGGCACATTTTGAGCCTTTTGCACTTATTGGTGGGGAAAAGAGTTTAAAAAACATTAACCATCTCGCCTTAAGTATTTTAGAGCATTACAAAATCCCAGCACCACAATTTTATGCACGCTTTGAAGCTATATATTTACAAAATTTGCTTAAAGCTCATACGCGCTCTAGGCTCTACACAAGCTCGCTTGGGCGCATTTTTGATGCGTTTGCCTCTCTTGTGTGCGGGCTAGATTCTATAACTTTTGAAGCACAGGCGCCTATGCGTTTAGAATCTTTGTATGATAAGAATTTAGATGTGTGCTATGATTTTAGCCTGTGTAGGCGTGGTAAAGTAGAGATTATCACCTACAAAAATGTGTTTGAAAAGGCGCTTATTGATAAGCCACAAGTTGCTGCGACAGGCTTTATTAATGGTATTGCCAAACTCATTGCCACTTTGAGTGAGCGCTACAAAATGCCAGCTGTGCTAAGTGGCGGCGTGTTCCAGAATAAAGCATTGATTGAGCGCACGATTTCTAATCTAGAATCAAAACATTTGCACTACTATATCCCGCACAAAACTTGCACTAATGATAGCGCAATCGCGCTTGGACAGGCATATTATGGAATCTCAATCTTACAAAATCAACACAAGGGGTAA
- the hypB gene encoding hydrogenase nickel incorporation protein HypB, translated as MQESKTTKSINIFDKILAANDKEAQLNREMLAKHKVLCINLMSSPGAGKTTLLESTIKCGREYGGFRLGVVEGDLETNKDAQRIQNAGASAYQITTGQTCHLDALEVRRGLEYLDLDSLDIVFVENVGNLVCPASYDVGAHLNVVLLSVPEGADKVAKYPVMFRRADCVVVTKCALLEHFDFDLQEVKEEAKKLNPQVECIALDSKSKEGLEQWIVFLNKKLQEAGLKSEIY; from the coding sequence ATGCAAGAATCTAAAACCACCAAATCCATCAATATCTTTGATAAAATCCTTGCTGCTAACGACAAGGAAGCGCAGCTAAATCGTGAAATGCTTGCAAAACACAAGGTGCTATGTATCAACCTTATGAGCTCACCTGGTGCGGGGAAAACGACACTTTTAGAATCCACGATAAAGTGTGGGCGCGAGTATGGTGGCTTTAGGCTTGGCGTGGTCGAAGGGGATTTGGAGACAAATAAAGACGCACAGAGAATCCAAAATGCTGGTGCAAGCGCGTATCAAATCACCACCGGGCAGACTTGCCACTTAGATGCGCTAGAAGTGCGTAGGGGATTGGAGTATTTGGATTTAGATTCCCTAGATATTGTGTTTGTAGAAAACGTCGGGAATCTCGTGTGTCCGGCGAGCTATGATGTGGGCGCGCACCTTAATGTCGTGCTTTTAAGCGTGCCAGAGGGTGCTGATAAGGTGGCAAAATACCCTGTGATGTTCAGACGTGCAGATTGCGTGGTGGTGACAAAATGCGCGCTTTTAGAGCATTTTGACTTTGATCTGCAAGAAGTCAAAGAGGAGGCAAAAAAGCTCAATCCACAAGTAGAATGTATCGCGCTAGATTCTAAAAGCAAAGAAGGTTTAGAGCAGTGGATTGTGTTTTTAAATAAAAAGTTGCAAGAAGCAGGGCTTAAAAGCGAGATTTACTAG
- a CDS encoding HyaD/HybD family hydrogenase maturation endopeptidase, which produces MKILILGIGNVLFADEGAGVHFVRAFEKAYKIHSSVHSVSFIDGGTLANHLSPIIAEFDKAIIVDCIESDDGALGDVYFFDFEAMPHFVKFSGSAHEVEMLQTLQMMDLLGDRPPTKILAIVPQRIEPMSFALSEALLQGAKVMEKTLVKYLSELDIKCEKIAEFDIQKAANEWKNTQFNTLL; this is translated from the coding sequence ATGAAAATCCTAATTTTGGGCATTGGCAATGTCCTTTTTGCCGATGAAGGCGCTGGCGTGCATTTTGTGCGTGCGTTTGAAAAGGCATACAAGATACATTCTAGTGTACATAGCGTGAGTTTCATTGATGGTGGCACGTTGGCAAACCATCTAAGCCCCATAATTGCGGAGTTTGATAAAGCCATTATCGTGGATTGTATAGAATCTGATGATGGTGCGCTTGGTGATGTGTATTTTTTCGACTTTGAGGCGATGCCACATTTTGTGAAGTTTTCAGGGAGTGCGCACGAAGTTGAAATGCTTCAAACCCTGCAAATGATGGATTTACTCGGAGACAGACCACCTACAAAAATCCTTGCTATTGTACCACAGCGCATTGAACCTATGAGCTTTGCGCTTAGCGAGGCACTTTTGCAAGGGGCAAAGGTGATGGAAAAGACGCTTGTAAAATACCTTTCCGAGCTTGATATAAAATGCGAGAAAATCGCAGAGTTTGACATACAAAAGGCAGCCAATGAGTGGAAAAACACACAATTTAATACTTTGCTTTAG
- a CDS encoding nickel-dependent hydrogenase large subunit, which yields MSEQRIIVDPITRIEGHLRVEVIVDENNVVKQAYSGSTLWRGIETILKGRDPRDAGFLTQRICGVCTFSHYRAGIEAVENALGITPPLNAILTRTLMNAALFLHDHPVHFYQLHALDFVDILSALKADVRKASDEAFKWSSTPYACGADHLKAVKEKVAAFAQKGSLGVFANAYWGHSTYHLSPEQNLIALSHYLECLRLQRVIAQAMAVFGAKNPHPQSLTVGGVTCVMDLQNPARLGEYMVKFQEMADFVNRAYYADLLMAGSAYAKEPSVLNDVGVPNLITHRDFQVGVNEFLFESGYILNGDVSKVYEIDEELITEEATSSWYADSEPLHPYDGKTNPNYTGLKEMQTLNAQGKMETSKVFDISGKYSWIKSPRYNSLPMQVGPLANIVVNYAKGNKNVVPVVDEFLKASGLPLGAVFSTLGRTATRMIEAKIIADNALKAFNALVENLKIDDSTCARYVIDKNKSYKGRFIGNVPRGLLSHWCRIENGVIENWQAVVPSTWNASPKDSKNQMGSYEACLIGLKIADLKQPLEIIRKIHSYDPCIACAVHVMDTKGNELSSYKVNPNLV from the coding sequence ATGAGCGAACAAAGAATCATAGTCGATCCAATCACGCGGATTGAAGGGCATTTGAGGGTTGAAGTTATTGTTGATGAAAATAATGTTGTGAAGCAAGCTTACAGTGGCTCAACTTTGTGGAGGGGGATTGAGACGATTTTGAAAGGGCGTGATCCTAGAGATGCGGGCTTTTTGACACAGAGAATCTGCGGAGTTTGCACTTTCTCGCATTATCGCGCAGGTATTGAAGCGGTGGAAAATGCACTTGGCATCACACCGCCTCTCAACGCCATTTTGACGCGCACATTAATGAACGCCGCGCTTTTCCTTCACGATCACCCGGTGCATTTTTATCAACTTCACGCGCTTGATTTTGTGGATATTTTAAGCGCGCTTAAGGCTGATGTGAGAAAGGCAAGCGACGAGGCATTTAAGTGGAGTTCCACACCTTATGCGTGTGGGGCGGATCATTTGAAGGCTGTGAAAGAAAAAGTTGCAGCTTTCGCGCAAAAAGGCTCGCTTGGCGTGTTCGCAAATGCGTATTGGGGGCACTCTACCTATCATTTGAGCCCAGAGCAAAACCTTATCGCACTTAGCCATTATTTAGAATGTTTGCGCTTGCAACGTGTCATCGCGCAGGCTATGGCAGTTTTTGGTGCGAAAAATCCTCATCCTCAAAGCCTCACCGTTGGTGGCGTTACTTGTGTTATGGATTTGCAAAATCCCGCAAGATTGGGCGAATATATGGTGAAATTTCAAGAAATGGCGGATTTTGTCAATCGCGCGTATTACGCGGATTTGCTAATGGCTGGAAGTGCGTATGCAAAAGAGCCTAGTGTGCTTAATGATGTGGGTGTGCCAAATCTCATCACGCATAGGGATTTCCAAGTGGGTGTAAATGAGTTTCTCTTTGAAAGTGGTTATATCCTTAATGGCGATGTAAGCAAGGTGTATGAGATTGATGAAGAGCTGATTACTGAGGAAGCGACAAGCTCGTGGTATGCGGATTCTGAGCCGTTGCACCCATATGATGGTAAGACAAATCCAAACTACACGGGCTTAAAAGAAATGCAAACGCTTAACGCACAAGGAAAGATGGAAACTAGTAAGGTTTTTGATATTTCTGGCAAATATAGCTGGATTAAATCCCCGCGCTACAACAGCTTACCTATGCAAGTAGGACCACTTGCGAACATCGTGGTAAATTACGCGAAAGGAAATAAAAATGTCGTGCCGGTGGTTGATGAGTTTTTGAAAGCAAGCGGTTTGCCTTTAGGCGCGGTTTTCTCTACGCTTGGTAGAACAGCTACGCGTATGATAGAAGCAAAAATCATCGCAGACAATGCACTAAAAGCCTTCAATGCGTTGGTTGAGAATCTCAAAATCGATGATTCTACCTGCGCGCGCTATGTGATTGATAAAAATAAAAGCTACAAAGGCAGATTTATCGGAAATGTGCCTAGAGGGCTTTTGAGTCATTGGTGTAGGATTGAAAATGGCGTGATTGAAAATTGGCAAGCGGTGGTACCCTCCACGTGGAATGCAAGTCCAAAAGATTCTAAAAATCAAATGGGAAGCTATGAAGCCTGCCTTATTGGGTTAAAAATCGCTGATTTGAAACAGCCGCTAGAAATTATCCGCAAAATCCACTCTTATGATCCTTGTATCGCGTGCGCGGTGCATGTGATGGATACAAAAGGCAATGAGCTAAGTAGCTACAAAGTCAATCCAAACCTCGTATAA
- the cybH gene encoding Ni/Fe-hydrogenase, b-type cytochrome subunit — MSKTKSLESKKNLEREAFYEFSIGVRLTHWIRAIAIAVLIVSGFYIAYVFVSPVITSEPTNFMNAKWRAAHQIAGFVLLGCFIFKVYLFFFDKQSHLERVSMRDALDFKILIAQLKYYLLLSPKHPHLKGVYNPLQFGSYVIFYVALFLIILTGLVLYVNVYHEGLGGLLYAPMRVVESWFGGLANVRIIHHIAMWVIVVFVCVHVYMAIYNAVRGKDGAVDAIVSGYKYNKKR; from the coding sequence ATGAGCAAGACTAAAAGTTTAGAATCTAAGAAAAACCTGGAACGTGAGGCGTTTTATGAGTTTTCTATCGGCGTGAGATTGACGCATTGGATTAGAGCCATTGCGATTGCGGTGCTGATAGTGAGCGGATTTTACATAGCGTATGTATTTGTAAGCCCCGTTATTACGTCGGAGCCGACAAACTTTATGAATGCCAAATGGCGCGCAGCACACCAAATCGCTGGATTTGTATTGCTTGGGTGCTTTATCTTTAAGGTGTATCTTTTCTTTTTTGATAAGCAAAGTCACTTAGAGCGCGTAAGTATGCGTGATGCGCTAGATTTTAAGATATTAATCGCGCAACTTAAGTATTATTTGCTTCTAAGCCCTAAGCACCCGCATTTAAAAGGCGTATATAATCCCTTGCAGTTTGGCTCGTATGTGATTTTTTATGTCGCGCTTTTTTTGATTATCTTAACCGGGCTTGTGTTGTATGTGAATGTTTATCACGAGGGACTTGGTGGGCTTTTGTATGCGCCTATGCGCGTGGTTGAGTCGTGGTTTGGCGGATTGGCAAATGTGCGGATAATCCACCATATTGCTATGTGGGTGATTGTGGTGTTTGTGTGCGTGCATGTGTATATGGCGATTTATAACGCTGTGCGTGGGAAAGACGGGGCAGTCGATGCGATTGTGAGTGGGTATAAATACAATAAAAAGCGTTAG
- a CDS encoding HypC/HybG/HupF family hydrogenase formation chaperone, whose protein sequence is MCLSIPSKVLEIDENNFAIVETLGVRRGVSLDLIAEPVEVGDFVLIHVGFAMEKIDTQYAQESLKLYQKIADDMQSGVIPPEE, encoded by the coding sequence ATGTGTCTTAGCATACCTTCTAAGGTGTTAGAAATAGATGAGAATAATTTTGCTATTGTTGAAACGCTTGGTGTTAGGCGTGGGGTGAGCTTGGATTTGATAGCAGAGCCTGTGGAAGTTGGGGATTTTGTGCTGATACATGTGGGCTTTGCGATGGAAAAGATTGACACGCAATACGCGCAAGAAAGCCTCAAGCTGTATCAAAAAATCGCAGATGATATGCAAAGCGGCGTAATCCCGCCAGAGGAATAG
- a CDS encoding cyclophilin-like fold protein, with translation MKLLIAFLMALAMLQGESMIKLRFDEQEILVKMDNTESAKSFLELLPLRVKVEDYAGKEKIFSIPRRLQTGANDGANYNPQIGDLFYFSPWGNVGIFYDKQPSHNGLIRLGILQGGVDSINKLKAQRDDFELEISE, from the coding sequence TTGAAACTTTTAATTGCATTTTTAATGGCATTAGCAATGCTGCAAGGAGAAAGTATGATAAAACTGCGATTTGACGAACAAGAAATTCTTGTCAAAATGGATAATACCGAGAGTGCGAAATCATTCTTGGAGCTTTTGCCCTTGAGAGTAAAAGTGGAGGATTACGCGGGGAAGGAAAAGATATTTTCAATTCCTCGCAGACTTCAAACAGGCGCAAATGATGGGGCAAACTACAATCCACAAATTGGTGATTTATTTTATTTTAGCCCTTGGGGAAATGTCGGAATCTTTTATGACAAACAGCCATCACATAACGGACTTATCCGACTTGGAATCTTGCAAGGCGGAGTGGATTCTATCAATAAACTTAAGGCGCAAAGAGATGATTTTGAGCTAGAAATCTCTGAATAA
- a CDS encoding argininosuccinate synthase: protein MKKQVKKVVLAYSGGLDTSVILKWLGDAYGCEVVTFTADIGQGEEVEPARQKALKLGIKAENIFIEDLREEFVRDFVFPMFRANTIYEGEYLLGTSIARPLIAKRLVEIAKNVGADAIAHGATGKGNDQVRFELGAYALNPNIKVIAPWREWDLNSREKLLAYAESAGIPIEKKPNQSPYSMDANLLHISYEGQILEDPSIAPNEDMWRWSVSPKNAPDKAEIITIEFKNGDGVAINGEKLSPAKFWEKLNELGARNGIGRLDLVENRFVGMKSRGCYETPGGTIYLKAHRAIESLTLDREAAHLKDSIMSKYAELIYNGFWFSPEREALQALIDKTQARVEGSVRLELYKGNVSVLGRESKNSLFNAAYSTFEEDSVYNQKDAEGFIKLNALRFIIAGKQKQ, encoded by the coding sequence ATGAAAAAGCAAGTAAAAAAGGTGGTTTTAGCTTACAGCGGAGGGCTTGATACGAGCGTGATTTTGAAGTGGCTTGGTGATGCGTATGGGTGCGAAGTGGTGACTTTCACTGCGGATATTGGACAGGGAGAGGAAGTCGAGCCAGCGCGCCAAAAGGCTTTGAAGCTTGGAATCAAAGCAGAAAATATTTTTATTGAGGACTTGAGGGAAGAGTTTGTGCGCGATTTTGTATTTCCTATGTTTCGTGCAAACACCATTTATGAGGGCGAATATTTGCTAGGCACGAGCATTGCGCGCCCACTGATAGCCAAGCGTTTGGTAGAAATCGCCAAAAATGTGGGTGCTGATGCAATTGCGCATGGTGCCACAGGTAAGGGAAATGATCAAGTGCGCTTTGAGCTAGGGGCTTACGCGCTAAACCCAAATATCAAAGTCATTGCCCCGTGGCGTGAATGGGATCTTAATTCGCGTGAAAAATTACTTGCCTATGCGGAATCTGCGGGGATTCCAATCGAGAAAAAGCCTAATCAATCGCCCTACTCAATGGACGCAAACCTTTTGCATATCAGCTATGAAGGGCAGATTCTAGAAGATCCGTCAATCGCGCCAAATGAGGATATGTGGCGCTGGAGTGTAAGTCCCAAAAACGCACCAGATAAGGCGGAAATCATCACGATAGAATTTAAAAATGGCGATGGCGTGGCGATAAATGGCGAAAAGCTAAGTCCGGCGAAATTTTGGGAAAAACTAAATGAACTAGGTGCACGCAATGGCATTGGGCGACTTGATTTGGTGGAAAATCGCTTTGTGGGTATGAAGTCGCGTGGTTGCTATGAAACGCCCGGTGGCACGATATACCTTAAGGCTCACCGCGCGATAGAATCTTTGACGCTTGATAGAGAGGCGGCGCATTTGAAGGATTCCATTATGTCAAAATATGCCGAGCTTATTTATAATGGATTTTGGTTTAGCCCCGAGCGCGAGGCATTGCAAGCACTTATTGACAAGACGCAAGCGCGTGTGGAAGGTAGTGTGCGCCTAGAGCTTTATAAAGGCAATGTAAGCGTGCTAGGCAGGGAATCTAAAAACTCGCTTTTCAACGCGGCGTATAGCACCTTTGAAGAGGATAGTGTGTATAATCAAAAAGACGCCGAGGGCTTTATCAAGCTAAATGCCCTGCGCTTTATCATCGCTGGCAAGCAAAAGCAATAG
- a CDS encoding hydrogenase small subunit — protein sequence MSDYTQEKLLERINKHLDELEKLPKIRENTSIMQTLQEHGFSRRDFMKWAGGMAAMLSLPSIFIPSIARAAEMADRMPVIWLHMAECTGCSESLLRTDTPTIDSLIFDHINLEYHETIMAASGWQADENLENAIEKHKGKYVLLVEGGIPDGDSAYFLTVGAHAKTGREIAIHASENASAIFAIGTCSSFGGIQAANPNPTNAKPLHKITNKPVINVPGCPPSEKNIVGNVLNVLLFKTLPKLDVYNRPKWAYGLRIHDLCERRGHFDAGEFVQEFGDDGAKNGYCLYKVGCKGPYTFNNCSRERFNSHTSWPIQAGHGCIGCSEPNFWDTMKTFEEPLGDRLFQSTFGGLGADAITDKIGIGVLALTGIGIAAHAVLSSAVAKEDTQERTDS from the coding sequence ATGAGTGATTACACACAAGAAAAGTTGCTAGAGCGCATAAATAAACATCTTGACGAGCTAGAAAAGCTTCCAAAGATTAGAGAAAATACTTCGATTATGCAGACTTTGCAAGAGCACGGATTTTCACGCAGGGACTTTATGAAATGGGCTGGGGGTATGGCTGCGATGCTGTCTTTACCCTCGATTTTTATCCCAAGTATCGCGCGTGCGGCTGAAATGGCTGATAGAATGCCTGTTATTTGGCTACATATGGCTGAATGCACCGGTTGTAGCGAAAGCCTCTTGCGCACGGATACGCCTACGATTGATAGCCTCATTTTTGATCATATCAACTTAGAATACCACGAAACCATTATGGCTGCTTCTGGCTGGCAGGCTGATGAGAATCTTGAAAACGCGATAGAAAAACACAAGGGCAAATATGTGCTTTTGGTAGAAGGTGGCATACCTGATGGCGATAGCGCATATTTCTTAACCGTTGGCGCGCACGCAAAGACTGGACGCGAAATCGCAATCCACGCGAGTGAAAATGCAAGCGCGATTTTTGCTATCGGCACATGCTCGAGTTTTGGCGGGATACAAGCAGCTAATCCAAATCCAACAAACGCCAAACCACTACATAAAATCACAAATAAGCCCGTGATAAATGTGCCCGGCTGTCCGCCGAGTGAGAAAAATATCGTGGGAAATGTGTTGAATGTCTTGCTTTTTAAAACATTACCAAAACTTGATGTTTATAATCGCCCAAAATGGGCTTATGGATTGAGAATCCACGATTTATGCGAGCGTAGGGGGCATTTTGATGCGGGCGAGTTCGTGCAGGAGTTTGGTGATGATGGCGCGAAAAATGGCTATTGCCTCTACAAAGTGGGTTGTAAGGGTCCATATACTTTTAATAATTGCAGTAGAGAACGCTTTAACTCACATACAAGCTGGCCAATCCAAGCAGGACACGGCTGCATAGGTTGCAGTGAGCCAAATTTTTGGGATACGATGAAAACTTTTGAAGAGCCTTTGGGAGATAGGCTTTTCCAAAGCACCTTTGGCGGTTTGGGTGCAGATGCGATAACAGATAAAATTGGCATAGGCGTGCTAGCACTCACCGGCATAGGCATTGCCGCACACGCCGTGCTCTCCAGCGCAGTGGCAAAAGAGGATACACAAGAGCGCACAGATTCTTAA